A single genomic interval of Natronoarchaeum philippinense harbors:
- a CDS encoding YgaP family membrane protein, protein MADTNVGGRDRLVRALLAAVLTVVAISSLRNGKQKAGLLAGLGAVGLGFNATTCFCGLNQALGIDTTDE, encoded by the coding sequence ATGGCCGACACGAACGTTGGTGGCCGCGACCGACTCGTCCGCGCACTACTCGCCGCCGTGCTGACCGTCGTGGCGATCAGTTCTCTGCGGAACGGCAAACAGAAGGCCGGGCTGCTCGCCGGGCTCGGCGCCGTCGGGCTCGGATTCAACGCGACGACGTGTTTCTGCGGGTTGAATCAGGCGCTCGGTATCGACACCACGGACGAGTAG